Below is a window of Nitrospinota bacterium DNA.
AGATGTATGCTCCCAGTGGAATAGGCGGGGTTTATGGAAAAATGGACTTGTGGGAAGAACTGCCGCCTTATGTGACGGGTGGAGACATGATCATGCAGGTGACGTTGGAAAAAACAACTTATGCCAAACCTCCTGCACGGTTTGAAGCGGGTACGCCACCCATAACTCAAGTGATAGGCCTAGGTGCGGCGATTGACTATTTGAATGAAATCGGTTTGGATAAAATTGCTGATTATGAAAACACGCTTCTCGAATATGGCACCCGGCTATTTAATGATATTGAAGGGGTGCGCATCATTGGGAATGCAAGTCATAAAGCCAGTATCATTTCTTTTTATATCGATGCGGCGCATCCTCACGATGTAGTGACTTTGCTTGATCAGGACGGTATTTCTTGTCGCGGTGGTCACCATTGTGCCCAGCCTACAATGATGAGATATCAGGTTCCGGCTACCACAAGGGCTTCCATGGCTTTTTATAATAAGCCGGAAGAGTTGGATGCGTTGGCTGAAAGCGTTAAAAAATGCATACGTTTTTTCTCACCGGAAGAATAAGCAGCACACTCTGAAAACATTTTTGTTTACATGGTATAATCATAAGATCCATTAATAATTTAGATATCTCATGTCTTACGATAACGAACTATACCAGCAGGTAATCCTTGACCATAACAGGAAACCGAGAAACTTCCATGTCATTGAGAACGCAACTCATAATTGCCACGGTGTAAACCCACTTTGTGGTGATGATATCACTGTCTATCTAAATGTAGATGATGCGGCTGGAAAGATTGATGAAGTCAGTTTCCAGGGCTCTGGGTGTGCGATCTGTAAAGCCAGCACTTCACTGATGACAACTTATCTCAAAGGCAAATCCGTTGAGGAAGCGAGGCAGTTGAAGGAAGAGTTTCATAAAATGATCCTCGGAGAACTGGACCCGGAAAAGGATGAGCATCACCTTGGCAAGCTGACCCTTTTTATGGGAATTCGCGAATATCCGTCACGTACAAAATGTGCAAGCCTGGCCTGGCATACCCTCGTTGGAGCATTAGACAAGAAATTCGACGGTGTCAGTACTGAATGATTCGGAGGCTCTTCCGTGTCTTCCAAACTATTTTCACATGATCTGGATTCCCAGACCCGACCGGGTGATTTAATCAAACAGCTTGATAATGAAAACCTGATTTGCACTGCCTGCGGGCATTTATGCAAGCTAAAGCCGAATCAGAGGGGTATCTGTAAGGTACGCTTCAACTCTAATGGCACCTTGATGGTGCCTTTCAATTATTCCGCGGGCATTCAAAACGATCCCATAGAAAAAAAACCTTTTTTCCACGCGCTTCCCGGCAGTCTGGCTTTGAGCTTCGGGATGCTTGGTTGCGATTTTCGCTGCGCCTATTGCCAGAACTGGTTCACTTCTCAAAGTATGAGAGACGAAGCTTCAACGGTGCGTTCCAATCCTGTGACAGCTGGTGAAATATGTGATCTGGCAGAGCAGAAGGGGGCAAAGGTAGTGGTTTCCACATACAACGAACCTTTGATAACCAGTGAATGGGCGGTGGAGGTTTTTCAGGAGGCTAAGAAAAGAGGGCTTGGTACGGCCTATGTATCCAATGGGCATGGTACTCCAGAAGTGCTTGAATACCTGCGGCCCTGGGTCGATCTGTTTAAGATAGACCTGAAAAGTTTTTCAGAAAAGGAATATCGCCGTTTGGGCGGCAACCTTTCCGCGGTGCTGGAGACAATTCAAACTGTTTATGAAATGGGGACATGGCTGGAGTTGGTCAGCTTGTTGATTCCCGGTTATAACGACTCTGATTCGGAGTTGATCAAAATGGCTGAGTTTATCTCCGGAGTTTCACCAGGCATCCCCTGGCATGTGACAGCTTTTCATCCGGACTATAAAATGCAGGATAGAGGACGAACCCCAGTGGAGACCCTGTTGAGAGCCACCCGGCATGGCAGGGAAGCTGGACTTCAATTTGTATACTCCGGCAATTTACCGGGACAGGTGAAAGATAACGAGAATACTTATTGTCCAAGTTGTCAACACCTTCTTGTTGAGAGAAAGGGATTTCGAGTTTTGTCCTTGAAATTAAAAGGCGATCATTGTCCCTCTTGCGATGCCAGGGTTCCTGGGCGGTGGATTAATTTTTGTTAATAACCTGGCATTTTGGTCCTGATGGAATAAGAGACAAACGTTATGAGTGTGCAATGCCAGTTGCTTGATTGGGCAGGTGGCGTTATCATTTCAATAGTTGAATTTATAAACAGCAGAGAATGATGGCGAAATATCGACTGATTTTCTTTTTTTTCATATATTTCACTTTGTTGCCGGGTGTGGTCCATGCAAAACCGGATGACGGAAGCTCGTCGCTCAAACCGGCCAATATTGAAGGGTTCCGTTCTGCTTTGTTTGGAATGGAAGAGCGAGATGTGTTGAGGGCTATCTTTAAAGATTTTAAAATTAGCCGCAAGCAGGTTAGACGTGATGAGCATCCAGAAGAAAAAACTTTGTACCTGAGCATTCGTGTCGATAAGCTGTTGCCAAATAGTGGTCCTGCAAAAATATTTTATATCTTCGGACATAAATCAAGCCGCCTGATGCAAATCAATGTAGTTTGGGGCAGGCCGGCGACAAATAAACCAGATCCCCAGAATGTGGTTGCGGTTGCCAACCAGTTGCGCAATCATTTTTCCCAGAAAAGTTATAGGAAGGAAGGGCTGGCCCTGAACGCGAAACTGAGTGAAGATATCATTCTGGTTTTTCAGGGGATGGACAAAAAAGGCCGTGCCGTGAAGTTGGTTCTGGTTAATCCAAAAACCGATTCCGATAAAGTGGGTGAAAACATTTCCCTTACTCTTTCCTACATCGAAAAACCCGGCAAACCTGATGTCTTTCGTATCAAAGAGGGTGATTTTTAAAAGTTCATACCTTCGTAAATCCTAAACCTTTATTTATGCGTGACCGCGGGCGACTAAAAAGAGAGTGACCTTTATATTTTTTTGGAATTTCGTGCCCGAACAGTAGTTCCGGTCTTTTCTTTTTTCGACTTACCCTTACGCTTAGTATGCTAGTATTGGACAATCTTTTTTCAATTAATAAGATAGGTTTCCTGATTATCATAAAATTAAGTGCTGGGAGAATATTGTGAAAAACAAGAAACAAGTGGGCAAGGCGTTGGGTAGGGTGGCTAGTGGATTGTTTGTGGTCACTGCCAAATGTGAAGATAAAGAGGATGCGGTATTGGCAAGCTGGGTCAACCAGTGCTCGTTTGATCCGCCTGCATTAACCACTGCTTTGGCGACATTGCGATCGGCACGGCTTTTGGTTGAAGCATCGGGGTCTTTTATCGTCAACGTTCTGCCTAAAGATGATATGAGCTTATTGAAACACTTCAGTCGTCCTCCTGAAGACATTTTCAAAGGTGTTAAAACCCGAAAAGGGCTGGATGGTATTCGTATTTTAACTGAAGCAGTTTCTTATCTCGAATGCGAGGTGGTCCAGGCAATGCAGGCTGGAGACCATGTTGTTTATGTCGGTGAAGTTGTGGGGGGTAAATCTCTCAAAGGGGGAGACCCTTACATTCATGTGCGTGACAACGGGTTTGGATATTGATTCCCTCTAACGAGGGAGGAAACTAGATATTACTTTTAAGCCGGGATAACACTTTGTAGGCCAGATAAGGCTATTGCTCATAGGCACGCCTGCTGATTATTGTTCGAGACCTATCATTTTAAGTAGGTCTGTCCGGGTGATGGCCCAATAAGCACCGGTGATCAAAAACGCCACGACACCAATGAGCAAGGCGCCTAGCTTGACCATTCTTTTCGGGTCGGCTTCGTAATAATCCTTCAGGTCGCCAGCCATGCTTTCAACAACCCCCTCATCGGCAGATTTGCGAAAGGTTTTGTCTATTGCATCGCGTCCATATATGATCCCGAAGATCAGAGCGATGATCAGTATTTCAATGGCACCTATCATGTTTTTCTGGTAATGGGGGGCTATCCTTTATTTCGAGGTATGGCCCGGCTCGTTAATCTTTTCTCTTCGGAAGCCTGAGCGGCATTTTTAGCGCAACGAAATCCATAGTCGTCCATGCGGCTTTTGGGGGTACCATTATTGCGAAATGAAGAATAAATAAAACCTTTCAAGTCTCGCCATGACCCGCCACGAACACCCTTAAATTCCCCTCCAATGGGCCCTCTTGGGTTTGCATATTCTGATTGTTCTCTATAATACTCGCGATCATACCAATCGTCCACCCATTCTTTGACGTTTCCCGCCATGTTGTAAAGCCCGTATGGACTTTTCCCCTCTGGGAGTGCCTGAACAGGAACCATGACTTTGTGCTCGAGCTCATCAGTCCAGTTCTGGAAATAGCGAGCTCGAGTGCTGGAGGGTGCTGAGTTCCCCCAGGGGTATAATTGCGAATTTTCGCCACGGGCCGCTTTTTCCCATTCAGCTTCAGTGGGCAGACGCTTTCCCTTCCATTTGCAATATGAGTCTGCGGCAAACCAGGTGACGTTGTTGATCGGGTAATTTTCCAGGCCCGGTCGCGGGTGGAAACGACCATCATAGAAAAGCGTTCCAAACTTGTTATCAAGGTAATATCCTTTAACATTATTTTTTTCGTTCAAAAATTCAGCAAACTCATTTGCTGACACCTCGTATTTATCTATCCAGTATCCGTCAAGATAGACACTATGTTCAGGAGCTTCATCTTCCAGGCTATCGCTGGCACCCATTTTGAAAAAACCGGCAGGAACAAGGACCATATTGCCTTCCTCTTTTATTACATATTTATCACTCAGGTTTTTTTCCGACCTGTTGTTTTGCGTCTGCAGTTGCTGTAACAGGTCTCGGGTTTCTCTGCTAAAGGGTCCGTTTGCATCCATTTTTAAATAAGTTTGCAGACTGTCCTTGGATTTATTTTGTTTGCCTGCTTTGTAATAGATCCATCCCTTGAAAAAATGTAAATCTGCCCTGTGAGAACTGAGGTTTTCATTAATATCCTGAATCATGCCCTGGACTAGATGAACAGGGTTTTCCGAGATAACCGTTTCATACCATTCCTTGGCTTTCATGTATTGTTTTTGCAGGAGTGAATAAAAGCCCAGGTTCATCTGTGCGAGCGCTTTGAGTTGGTCTGTTCCCATACTTTTCTTAATTCCCCGAAGAGTCCAGGCCGAAGCCATGGATAGATCACCAAGACGGTAATAGGTCCAACCCAGCTGGATATAGTTTTTCAGATGCGCAGGGTCTTTATCTATGAGAAAACGGTATTGTTCAATCGCTCGCTGGAAATCTTCCATTCTGTAATAAGCTTCAGCCAACCCTTCATTAATTTGGGCAGACTCAGGGAACCTCATTTGAATCTGTTTCAGGGTTTCAAGTGCCAATGCCTGTTGCCCCATTTTTCCGTAGGCGGAAGCTATATTAAGATGATTTTGTAAAGTTTCAGGCTGTATTCGGGCTAGCAGTTTAAGGTGCAGCAGCGATGAAGTGAGTCTGTTATTTTGCAGATACAGGTTTGCCAGCATTCTATGAGCCGGGCTGAAACTGGGCTCAATTTGAACAACCTGCAA
It encodes the following:
- a CDS encoding SUF system NifU family Fe-S cluster assembly protein; amino-acid sequence: MSYDNELYQQVILDHNRKPRNFHVIENATHNCHGVNPLCGDDITVYLNVDDAAGKIDEVSFQGSGCAICKASTSLMTTYLKGKSVEEARQLKEEFHKMILGELDPEKDEHHLGKLTLFMGIREYPSRTKCASLAWHTLVGALDKKFDGVSTE
- the amrS gene encoding AmmeMemoRadiSam system radical SAM enzyme translates to MSSKLFSHDLDSQTRPGDLIKQLDNENLICTACGHLCKLKPNQRGICKVRFNSNGTLMVPFNYSAGIQNDPIEKKPFFHALPGSLALSFGMLGCDFRCAYCQNWFTSQSMRDEASTVRSNPVTAGEICDLAEQKGAKVVVSTYNEPLITSEWAVEVFQEAKKRGLGTAYVSNGHGTPEVLEYLRPWVDLFKIDLKSFSEKEYRRLGGNLSAVLETIQTVYEMGTWLELVSLLIPGYNDSDSELIKMAEFISGVSPGIPWHVTAFHPDYKMQDRGRTPVETLLRATRHGREAGLQFVYSGNLPGQVKDNENTYCPSCQHLLVERKGFRVLSLKLKGDHCPSCDARVPGRWINFC
- a CDS encoding flavin reductase family protein → MKNKKQVGKALGRVASGLFVVTAKCEDKEDAVLASWVNQCSFDPPALTTALATLRSARLLVEASGSFIVNVLPKDDMSLLKHFSRPPEDIFKGVKTRKGLDGIRILTEAVSYLECEVVQAMQAGDHVVYVGEVVGGKSLKGGDPYIHVRDNGFGY
- a CDS encoding SUMF1/EgtB/PvdO family nonheme iron enzyme, producing the protein MPNKTTKTINDFVFIIFLFLYNLQPIIAHGTPPNDAIETKLLEIKQGSNTTPNLLETLLLVSKHWDPSLDLVPLREKIDQLSLSAKQNLKGKNNPNEITRELKTLIHDTGKFGYTDKVDERGVPVNPEELFLHGLLKTHKGYCMNLSLLYLILGQKLNIPLHGVALPNHFFVRYQNKGTRINIETTERGASYPDSFYQQRFGVLADNQKKSYFLKNLNGRQTLGAYFSNVGMVYYQNQKPERAIFYLEISTSINPGSIDAQNNLANIYSELKKPAKAIEHYSLALKAEPDNTSTLFNLGLVHMDSGNPDKAIDAFLQVVQIEPSFSPAHRMLANLYLQNNRLTSSLLHLKLLARIQPETLQNHLNIASAYGKMGQQALALETLKQIQMRFPESAQINEGLAEAYYRMEDFQRAIEQYRFLIDKDPAHLKNYIQLGWTYYRLGDLSMASAWTLRGIKKSMGTDQLKALAQMNLGFYSLLQKQYMKAKEWYETVISENPVHLVQGMIQDINENLSSHRADLHFFKGWIYYKAGKQNKSKDSLQTYLKMDANGPFSRETRDLLQQLQTQNNRSEKNLSDKYVIKEEGNMVLVPAGFFKMGASDSLEDEAPEHSVYLDGYWIDKYEVSANEFAEFLNEKNNVKGYYLDNKFGTLFYDGRFHPRPGLENYPINNVTWFAADSYCKWKGKRLPTEAEWEKAARGENSQLYPWGNSAPSSTRARYFQNWTDELEHKVMVPVQALPEGKSPYGLYNMAGNVKEWVDDWYDREYYREQSEYANPRGPIGGEFKGVRGGSWRDLKGFIYSSFRNNGTPKSRMDDYGFRCAKNAAQASEEKRLTSRAIPRNKG